Proteins co-encoded in one Opitutus terrae PB90-1 genomic window:
- a CDS encoding type IV pilus twitching motility protein PilT, with protein sequence MSTLTPHTEIINDLLKLAVDSGVSDVIIKANKPGYVRLAGRLKPVEMDPITSPEAQAFVDEHVPEVFRQKWEASGQIDFAYAVESIGRFRVNAFHQRGLVSIVMRHIKSTVPTFAQLGLDFASEALVRLVQAKDGILLVCGATGSGKSSTMAAMLNWVNQNMDKHIVTIEDPIEYTFQDEKSLFQQREIGLDVSSFDEAIKAVLRQNPDVILIGEMRDRETFETAISAAETGHLVFSTMHAATVAQSLTRLFEFFPPEEQIQARRAIAGSLRGFICQKLIPALEGGGRVVTNEILTADAVVKNLILEGQFEKIQGILEGSGDSNSYSFNKDLYRLIKAGKISKADGLRFSPNPQALDMNLKGIFMKT encoded by the coding sequence ATGTCCACCCTCACACCCCACACCGAAATCATCAACGATCTGCTCAAGCTCGCGGTGGACAGCGGCGTGAGCGACGTGATCATCAAAGCCAACAAACCGGGCTACGTGCGGCTGGCCGGCCGGCTCAAACCGGTGGAGATGGACCCGATCACCAGTCCCGAGGCGCAGGCGTTCGTGGACGAACATGTGCCGGAGGTCTTCCGGCAGAAATGGGAGGCATCGGGACAGATCGACTTTGCTTATGCGGTCGAATCGATCGGCCGGTTCCGCGTGAATGCGTTTCACCAGCGCGGGCTCGTCAGCATCGTCATGCGTCACATCAAGAGCACCGTGCCGACGTTCGCGCAGCTCGGGCTCGACTTTGCCTCCGAGGCGCTGGTCCGGTTGGTGCAGGCGAAGGACGGCATCCTGCTCGTGTGCGGCGCCACCGGTTCCGGCAAGAGCTCGACCATGGCGGCCATGCTGAACTGGGTGAATCAGAACATGGACAAGCACATCGTCACGATCGAGGACCCGATCGAATACACCTTCCAGGACGAGAAATCGCTTTTCCAACAGCGCGAGATCGGGCTCGACGTCTCGAGTTTCGACGAGGCCATCAAAGCCGTCCTGCGGCAAAACCCCGACGTCATTCTCATCGGCGAAATGCGTGACCGCGAGACGTTCGAGACCGCGATCTCGGCGGCGGAGACGGGCCACTTGGTTTTCTCCACGATGCACGCGGCAACGGTGGCGCAGTCGCTGACACGCCTGTTCGAATTCTTCCCGCCGGAAGAGCAGATCCAGGCGCGGCGGGCGATTGCCGGGTCGCTGCGCGGTTTCATCTGTCAGAAGCTCATTCCCGCGCTCGAAGGCGGTGGCCGGGTCGTCACCAACGAAATCCTGACCGCCGACGCCGTGGTGAAAAATCTGATCCTCGAGGGGCAGTTCGAAAAAATCCAAGGCATCCTCGAAGGCAGCGGCGACTCGAACAGCTACTCGTTCAACAAAGATCTCTACCGGCTGATCAAGGCCGGGAAGATCAGCAAAGCCGATGGACTCAGGTTCTCGCCGAACCCGCAGGCGCTCGACATGAACCTGAAGGGCATCTTCATGAAGACGTGA